The sequence ACTCCTCGATTCATCTGTTCATCTGCTGCACCCTGCTCCCGACCCGACGCGTGCGTCCTCGCTGTCCGGGGCAGACGTCTCGAGATCGGTGTCGATCCCACCATTTTTGTATTATTGGGGCGTTCGGTCGGACAATATGGCGCTCTCGGTAGTGATTTCGACCCTCAACGACCGGGAGCGACTGCTCACCTGTCTCGACGCACTCGACGAGCGGACGCCGGCCTCGACGGAGGTGATCGTCGTCAACGGCCCCTCCTCCGACGGGACGACAGGTGCCGTCAGGAACCGAGACGACGTCGACGTCCTCGTGGAGATCTCCGAGCGAAACCCGAACGTCTCGCGCAACGCCGGGCTCGAGGTGGCCACGGGCGAGGCCGTCGCCTTCCTGGGCGGCGAGTACGCGATCGACCACAGCTGGTACGACGCGGCCGAACGGACGCTCGCCGGCGACGCGGCCGTCGTTACTGGGCCGATCACCGGCGAACGCCCCGGCGGGTCGAATGGCGATCCGCGCATTCCCACGAGGATGGCCGGTCGGGACGTCACCCAGTTTCCCGGATCGAACGTCGCGTTCGACCGGACCGTCCTCGACGCCCTCGACGGCTTCGACGAGTACCTCACGACCGGTGGCGCCCGTGACTGTGCCCACCGCGTGGCCGGACTCGGCTTCGAGGTCGACTGGGACGCGGCGATGGCTGTCCGGGGACCGATCGGAACCGACGGCGGCCACGACGGTCCGGAACGGGACGACCGCCACCGGGGGCTGGCCTATCGACTCGCGAAGAACTACGGCCTCTACCCGACCGTCGTCGGCCGAATCGTGCACACTGCCGTCCGTGACAGTGCGGCCGGAACGCGGCGAGCTCTCGCCGGGCAGACGCCGCCGACCGAGTGGCTCACGAACGGTCTCGAGGGAGTAAGCGACGTCGCAGCAGGTTTCCGTGACGGAATGCAAGCGCGATACGCCGATCGATCCGCGCGGCGGAACCCGAACGGCATCTCGGCCAGACACGACCGGGCGGTCATGGTGTACGACCAGCGACAGGCCGATCGCTAATTCTGTCGACCGCTACTCGGGATCGAAGCCACCGGCGAGGCGATCGAGTCCGAACAGCGTGACGGCACCGACGACTCCCCAGACTGCGAGCAGCCCCAGCACCTCCGTCGTCAGCGCGTGATACGCTGTGACCTCGTGCAACGGTGCGGGAACTGACCCGGCGACGAGACCGACGAGAAAGAGCAGCGTCGGCTCGCGGGCGTACTCGAGCGAGCGGCGGACGGCCCGTGCGATCGTCAGGAGGCCGACGAAGCCCCCAAAGACGAAGACGACGACGGCCGTTCCCGGGTCGGCGATGGCAGCGAACGAGCCGTTGCCGGAGGCGAGACTCCCGATCGCAGTGAGGAAGGCGGTGAGCTGGTCGGACATGTAGACGTACTGGCCGAGCAGGATCAGGATGAGCGCCCCCGAGATGCCGGGCAGGATCATGGCGCTGATCGCGAGCGCGCCCGCGACGAAGATAACAGCAGGACCGCTGCCCGGAAGCTGGAAGACGTCGAGACTGACGAGGACGGCGAGGGTGATTCCGGTGGCGGCCGCCACGGCGTGGCGTGCCGTCGAGACGCTGAGACTCCGGAAGAGGACGACCGCGGAGGCCGCGATGAGTCCCATAAAGAAGCCGAAGATCACGATCGGGTGGGTTTCAGCGAGCGTCGAGACCGTCCCCGCGATGAGGGCGACGGCGGTGACCATCCCGACGCCGAGTGGAAGCAGAAACTGAAGGTCCATCTCGAGGAGAGCCTCCCGTGCCCGGTCTCGTCGGCCGGCATCGTAGGCCCGGAGGACGTCGACCGCCCGGCGAGGCGTCAGGGCCGTGATCGCCGCGATCAGTCGACCGTAGAAGCCGAGCAAGAGCGCGACCGTCCCGCCGGAGACGCCGGGGAGGGCGTCTGCAGTGCCCATGCAGAGGCCGTAGGCGTAGATCCGAAAGGTTTCGCGCTGGTTCCGGACGTGACGCCAGACGGTCCGTCGCATCGTCACCGACCGTCACCGCCGGCCGTCCGCCCGTCGCCACAGCCACGGTTCCGCATCATAGATAGGCAGAATGCCACCACGGCCATAAAAGATTCCACCTGTTGCAGCGAGCAACGAAGCCACTCGGCGTGGTCGGACCCCAGACACGACGGTGGGGTTAACTGACGCCGGGTCGGAGTCAGGATATGGCCGAGGACGGCCCGGGACGAGCCCGCCTCTCGGAGGACTGGCACCGGGTGTTGACGACGCGTGCGGCGGTGGTGCTCGCGCTGATGGTCGCCGTGCTCTCGGTAGCGACCGCCCTCGTCAACATCGGGGTGGACGCCACCGGCCCGCTCGAGCCGTACGTCCCCCACGCCGTGCAGGATACGGCCAGTTTCACCGGGGCCGTAACCGGGTTCATGATGGTCGCCAGCGCATTCTCGCTGCGTCGGAGACTCCGTGCCGGCTGGTGGGCGACCGTGCTGTTGTGTCCGGCGACGGCTGTCCAGGGACTGTTACAGTCGAGCCCGTACTCGTTTCCGCTGATCGTCATCTCGTTGCTCGCGATTCCGGTGCTCCTGTTTACCCGGTCGCACTTCGACCGGGACCTCTCGCTGACGACGACCCAGATCGCTGCGGGTGCAGCCCTGATCGGCGTGCAAGCCTACGGCACCATCGGCGGCTACACCCTCCGGGACGACTTCGAGGGAATCGACACCATCCTCGACGCCTTCTACTTCACGCTGATCACCTCGAGCACGGTCGGCTACGGCGACATCACCCCCGAGACCCACTCGACGGAGGCAATGCTGTTTACGATGTCCGTGCTCGTTCTCGGCGTGGCCAGTTTCGGTTTCGCGATCGGATCGCTGGTCGGCCCGGCGCTCCAGAGCCGCATCACCAACACACTCGGACGAATGACCGACTCAACACTCGACCTCGAGACCGAGCACGTCCTCGTGCTCGGCTACGGCAGACTGACCGAACCGATCGTCGACGAACTCGAGCGCAGCGGCCGGGAGTTCGTCGTCGTCACCGACGACGCCGACGCAGCAGAGACACTCGACGACCGGGGAATTCTCGTCGTCACCGGCGACCCCAGCAACGAGGCCCCGCTCGAGCGCGCCCACGTCGACTCCGCAGGGGCCATCCTCGTCGCGACCGACGACGACGCGACCGACGCACTCGCGATCCTGACCGCCCACGAACTCGCCCCCGACACCCGGCTCGTTGCCGCCGCGACAGACCGCGAGAACACGCGAAAGCTCGAACGCGCAGGCGCGGACGTGGTCATCAGTCCGGCCGTCCTCGGCGGGAGCCTGCTCGTGCGCTCGGCGCTCGGCGAGGACGACTCGGCGCTGCTCGAGGACCTGCTCAGGGACTGACACTGGCGAAATAGAACGCGAGACGCGATCTGTCGAGCGATGAGGTTATGTCCCGGATCAGAGGACGATACTCTTCGTGCGCATCAACTCGTGGATGGCGGCGTCGATCCCCTCGCGGCCGATGCCGGAGTCGCGATTGCCGCCGAAGGGGATGTCGCCGAGCCCGTGACTCGGCGCGCCGTTGATCCGGACCGCGCCCGCGTCGACGCGGTCTGCCACCCGCATCGCGCGGTCGTAGTCGCTCGTGAACACAGCCGCGTCGAGAGCGAGGTCGGAGCCGTTGGCGATCTCGAGGGCCTCCGCCTCGTCCTCGAACGTGGTGACGGCGGCGATGGGGCCGAACTGCTCTTCGTGGACGATCCGGGCGTCGTGGGGGACGTTCGCGAGCAGCGTCGGCTCGACAAACTGGTCGGCGAGGTCGTCTGGGACGCCCTCGGGTGCGCGACGTTCGCCACCCCGAATCAGGTCGGCCCCCTTCTCGACGGCGTCGTCGACGAGCGTCTCCACCCAGTCGGCCTGCTCGGGGCTGATCAGCGGGCCGAGTGCAGTCTCCTCCTCGAAGAGGTCGCCGACCGGCCAGGCGTCGAGTTCGGCCTCGAGTGCGTCGACGAGCTCGTCGTGGACGGACTCGTGGGCGAGCACGCGCGAGACCGCAGAGCAGCGCTGGCCCGCGTACTTGACCGCCCCCTTCGCACAGTTGCCCGCGACGTCGGCGAGGTCGGCGTCCTCGAAGACGATCGCCGGCGCGTTACCCCCGAGCTCGAGGTGGAGGGTGACGATGCCGCTCTCGCGGGCGACGTGCTTGCCCGCGCCGGAGGAACCGGTCATCGCGATGGCGTTTACCCGGTCGTCGCCGGCGAGCACGTCGCCGATTTCGCGTGCCTCGCCGGGAACGAAGTTGAACGCGCCCGCGGGGAGGGCTGCAGTCTCGTCGATCACTTCGGCGAGGATCGCAGCCGACACCGGCGTGTTGCTCGCGGGTTTGCAGACGACCGCGTTACCCGCTGCGAGTGCAGGCGCAACCTGTAACGCCGTCGTGGCCAGCGGGTAATTGTACGGCGTGATACAGAGCACCGTCCCCACCGGCTCGTGTTTGACGATCGCCTCCCAGCCCTCGTGGCCGGGCGTCGAGCCCTCGCGATACTCGCCTTTGCTAACGACGTTGCGGGCCTCCTCTGCGGCGCGGTCGAACCGATCTGCGGCCTGTTCGACCTCGCCACGAGCCGACGAGATGGGCTTGCCAGCCTCGCGGACGATCACCTCCGCCAGTTCCTCCCGACGCTCGCGAATGCCGTCTGCGATCGCCTCACACCAGCGGGCGCGCTCGACGATGGTCGTCTGCCGAAGTTCGGGTTCGGTGGCGTTCGCCGCGGCGAGGGCGTCCCGCGCTGCCGCCGGGTCCGCCGCCGCCACTCGAGCGAACGAACCGCCGGCCGCGAGGTCAGCCACCTCGATCGTTCCGCCGGTCTCGGGCTCGCGCCACTCGCCGTCGACGTACAGCCCTGCTCGGCGCTGTGCGGCTCTCGTTGCCATACTCCCCGTAGAACGCGCAGCTTCAAAATATTTACTCATATAAGAAAAAAGAACCAGTCTCGAGAAGCGGTGGAAACGGCGAACGACTGGAGAGTGAGCTCTCGTAATACCGAAACTAATTTTTCTCGATTGGAAAATGTTGTTTCGGGTTAGAAAACGCTTATGTGGGTGGCGATCGTATCGATCAGATACGATGAGCACCCAGAAGACCGTCCGTCAGCCCGCAGACGTCGTCGAAGAGAACGCCCTTCGACTCGACCAGGAGAAGGCCGAACAGATCGTCGACGCACTGAACACCGAACTGGCGAACTCGTACGTCCTGTACCACCAGCTCAAGAAACACCACTGGGTCGTCGAGGGTGCGGAGTTCCTGCCGCTACACGAATTCCTCGAGGAGGCCTACGAACACGTCGAGGAGGGCGCAGACGCCATCGCCGAGCGCGCCCAGGCACTCGGTGGCGTCCCCGTCTCGGGGCCGACGAACCTCGAGCGACGTGCCACCGTCGAGTTCGAAGGTGAAGACGTCTACGACGTCCGCACCATGTTCGAAAACGACCTCGAGATGTACGGCGACATCATCGAATCGATGCGCGACAGCATCGAACTCGCCGAGAACCTCGGCGACCACGCCACCGCCGAGATCCTCCGTGAGATCCTCGTCACGCTCGAAGAGGACGGTCACCACTTCGAACACTACCTCGAGGACGACACGCTCGTGCTCGAGGAGGCGACGAAGTAACGCGACGACGGCAGCGACGAGCGGACGATCCGGGTTCGGCAGGGCTCCCGTTTCGGCAATTCTTATAGCCCCGTGGGATATGATACCAGTATGGAAGACATCTTCGTCGCACGAGTCATGTCGACGTCACTGAAGACGGTGTCGTCTGACACGCTCGTCGAGGATGCCGCAGACGTAATGCTCACCGACGAGGTCAGTTCGGTCCTCGTCGTCGACGATCAGGGTGGACTCGAGGGGATCTTGACGTCGACTGACTTCGTCGATATCGTCGCCAAGAGCAGTCCAAAAGCGAAGACGACGGTCGAACGCTACATGTCGACCGACGTGGTGACGGCGACGGCACAGGAGTCGATCCGCGACGTCGCAGACACCATGATCGAACACGGGATCAAACACGTCCCCGTCGTCGACGAGGACGAGGGCGTGATCGGCATCGTGACGACGACGGACCTCGCGTCGTACCTCTCGCGAGTCCAGCGGCCGAGTCCAACCTGAGAGGGACTGTCGAGCCCCAGTCCATCAGTCGCCAGAGATGGCGTTTTCAGCTGCAAAATGCGGAACGTCGAGGGTCCGAGTGGATTCTCCCGTACGATCCAGCAGTGAGACTCGGCGAAAACCGCGTTCTCAGTCGCCGTCCGTGTCGCCGGTGGCGTCCGCGCCGTCGCTAGCTGTCTCCGCACCGACGTCGTCGTCACCGTCCGAGTCCGCGTCTTCGGAACCGTCGGCGTCACCCTGACAGAGCCACTCGCGGACGATTGCCTCGAGGCTCGCGGACGTGAGGTCGGCGACGTCGTCGCGTTGCAGGCTCA is a genomic window of Natrarchaeobaculum aegyptiacum containing:
- a CDS encoding glycosyltransferase family 2 protein, whose product is MALSVVISTLNDRERLLTCLDALDERTPASTEVIVVNGPSSDGTTGAVRNRDDVDVLVEISERNPNVSRNAGLEVATGEAVAFLGGEYAIDHSWYDAAERTLAGDAAVVTGPITGERPGGSNGDPRIPTRMAGRDVTQFPGSNVAFDRTVLDALDGFDEYLTTGGARDCAHRVAGLGFEVDWDAAMAVRGPIGTDGGHDGPERDDRHRGLAYRLAKNYGLYPTVVGRIVHTAVRDSAAGTRRALAGQTPPTEWLTNGLEGVSDVAAGFRDGMQARYADRSARRNPNGISARHDRAVMVYDQRQADR
- a CDS encoding DUF368 domain-containing protein, coding for MRRTVWRHVRNQRETFRIYAYGLCMGTADALPGVSGGTVALLLGFYGRLIAAITALTPRRAVDVLRAYDAGRRDRAREALLEMDLQFLLPLGVGMVTAVALIAGTVSTLAETHPIVIFGFFMGLIAASAVVLFRSLSVSTARHAVAAATGITLAVLVSLDVFQLPGSGPAVIFVAGALAISAMILPGISGALILILLGQYVYMSDQLTAFLTAIGSLASGNGSFAAIADPGTAVVVFVFGGFVGLLTIARAVRRSLEYAREPTLLFLVGLVAGSVPAPLHEVTAYHALTTEVLGLLAVWGVVGAVTLFGLDRLAGGFDPE
- a CDS encoding NAD-binding protein, translated to MAEDGPGRARLSEDWHRVLTTRAAVVLALMVAVLSVATALVNIGVDATGPLEPYVPHAVQDTASFTGAVTGFMMVASAFSLRRRLRAGWWATVLLCPATAVQGLLQSSPYSFPLIVISLLAIPVLLFTRSHFDRDLSLTTTQIAAGAALIGVQAYGTIGGYTLRDDFEGIDTILDAFYFTLITSSTVGYGDITPETHSTEAMLFTMSVLVLGVASFGFAIGSLVGPALQSRITNTLGRMTDSTLDLETEHVLVLGYGRLTEPIVDELERSGREFVVVTDDADAAETLDDRGILVVTGDPSNEAPLERAHVDSAGAILVATDDDATDALAILTAHELAPDTRLVAAATDRENTRKLERAGADVVISPAVLGGSLLVRSALGEDDSALLEDLLRD
- a CDS encoding aldehyde dehydrogenase family protein, yielding MATRAAQRRAGLYVDGEWREPETGGTIEVADLAAGGSFARVAAADPAAARDALAAANATEPELRQTTIVERARWCEAIADGIRERREELAEVIVREAGKPISSARGEVEQAADRFDRAAEEARNVVSKGEYREGSTPGHEGWEAIVKHEPVGTVLCITPYNYPLATTALQVAPALAAGNAVVCKPASNTPVSAAILAEVIDETAALPAGAFNFVPGEAREIGDVLAGDDRVNAIAMTGSSGAGKHVARESGIVTLHLELGGNAPAIVFEDADLADVAGNCAKGAVKYAGQRCSAVSRVLAHESVHDELVDALEAELDAWPVGDLFEEETALGPLISPEQADWVETLVDDAVEKGADLIRGGERRAPEGVPDDLADQFVEPTLLANVPHDARIVHEEQFGPIAAVTTFEDEAEALEIANGSDLALDAAVFTSDYDRAMRVADRVDAGAVRINGAPSHGLGDIPFGGNRDSGIGREGIDAAIHELMRTKSIVL
- the dpsA gene encoding DNA starvation/stationary phase protection protein DpsA, encoding MSTQKTVRQPADVVEENALRLDQEKAEQIVDALNTELANSYVLYHQLKKHHWVVEGAEFLPLHEFLEEAYEHVEEGADAIAERAQALGGVPVSGPTNLERRATVEFEGEDVYDVRTMFENDLEMYGDIIESMRDSIELAENLGDHATAEILREILVTLEEDGHHFEHYLEDDTLVLEEATK
- a CDS encoding CBS domain-containing protein; the encoded protein is MEDIFVARVMSTSLKTVSSDTLVEDAADVMLTDEVSSVLVVDDQGGLEGILTSTDFVDIVAKSSPKAKTTVERYMSTDVVTATAQESIRDVADTMIEHGIKHVPVVDEDEGVIGIVTTTDLASYLSRVQRPSPT